A section of the Streptomyces sp. CG1 genome encodes:
- the hisI gene encoding phosphoribosyl-AMP cyclohydrolase, with translation MTSTTGTPRASSLDPEIAARLKRSADGLLPAIAQQYDTGEVLMLGWMDDEALHRTLTTGRCTYWSRSRQEYWVKGDTSGHFQWVKSVALDCDADTVLVKVDQVGAACHTGARTCFDEDVLVKDADSAAAGSDK, from the coding sequence ATGACCAGTACGACCGGGACGCCCCGGGCCAGCAGCCTCGACCCGGAGATCGCCGCCCGCCTCAAGCGCAGCGCCGACGGCCTCCTCCCCGCCATCGCCCAGCAGTACGACACCGGTGAGGTGCTCATGCTCGGCTGGATGGACGACGAGGCACTGCACCGCACGCTGACCACCGGCCGCTGCACCTACTGGTCCCGCAGCCGTCAGGAGTACTGGGTCAAGGGCGACACCTCCGGCCACTTCCAGTGGGTGAAGTCCGTCGCGCTCGACTGCGACGCCGACACCGTGCTCGTCAAGGTCGACCAGGTCGGCGCCGCCTGCCACACCGGGGCGCGCACCTGCTTCGACGAGGACGTGCTCGTCAAGGACGCCGATTCCGCCGCTGCGGGATCCGATAAGTAG
- a CDS encoding TIGR02234 family membrane protein, with product MEYMTAVPHPRSEAAGPARSGRRSLAFALLCGALGAAVALLATRQRWAEGTATVAGGAFPLTVKGSDVTGVPAALAIVGLAALVAVFAVRRAGRLVVAALLALSGAGIVAAALVAASDNSALDDKAAQASGDTSATVAALSHTGWPYVAAVGGALILLAGLLALRYGARWPAMSGRYERGTDRPRRKARPVDPERPEEMWKALDRGEDPTGA from the coding sequence GTGGAGTACATGACTGCAGTACCGCACCCTCGCTCAGAAGCGGCCGGACCCGCCCGGTCCGGCCGCCGCAGCCTCGCCTTCGCCCTCCTGTGCGGCGCGCTCGGCGCGGCCGTGGCGCTGCTCGCGACCCGGCAGCGCTGGGCGGAGGGCACCGCGACGGTGGCCGGCGGCGCGTTCCCGCTCACCGTCAAGGGCAGCGACGTCACGGGGGTCCCCGCGGCCCTCGCCATAGTGGGCCTCGCCGCGCTCGTCGCCGTCTTCGCCGTCCGCAGGGCCGGCCGGCTCGTCGTCGCCGCACTACTCGCGCTCTCCGGCGCCGGCATCGTGGCCGCCGCCCTCGTGGCCGCCTCCGACAACTCCGCGCTGGACGACAAGGCCGCCCAGGCCAGCGGCGACACCTCCGCCACCGTCGCCGCGCTCAGCCACACCGGCTGGCCCTACGTCGCGGCCGTCGGCGGCGCGCTGATCCTGCTGGCCGGTCTGCTGGCGCTGCGCTACGGCGCCCGCTGGCCCGCCATGTCCGGCCGCTACGAGCGCGGCACCGACCGTCCGCGCCGCAAGGCCCGGCCGGTCGACCCGGAGCGGCCCGAGGAGATGTGGAAGGCCCTGGACCGGGGCGAGGACCCGACCGGCGCTTGA
- a CDS encoding HGxxPAAW family protein yields MAGSSHGHTPAAWTGVIISFIGFCVAGAFMVMAQPVGFWAGMVLILLGAVVGGIMRGMGLGQPKQAPLKMTATPATPLATREPATVES; encoded by the coding sequence ATGGCGGGCAGCAGCCACGGTCACACCCCGGCCGCCTGGACCGGTGTCATCATTTCCTTCATCGGTTTCTGCGTCGCGGGCGCCTTCATGGTGATGGCCCAGCCCGTCGGCTTCTGGGCGGGCATGGTGCTCATCCTGCTCGGTGCGGTGGTCGGCGGCATCATGCGTGGCATGGGCCTCGGCCAGCCGAAGCAGGCCCCCCTCAAGATGACGGCCACCCCGGCCACTCCGCTCGCCACCCGTGAGCCGGCCACCGTCGAGAGCTGA
- a CDS encoding anthranilate synthase component I yields the protein MDLETFRKLAADRRVIPVTRKLLADGDTPVALYRKLAAERPGTFLLESAENGRSWSRYSFVGVRSTGTLTERDGQAHWLGTPPVGVPVEGDPLKALRATLQALHTPHQEDLPPFTGGMVGYLGYDIVRRLEKIGPGERDDLRLPELTMLLTSDLAVMDHWEGSVLLIANAINHNDLDTGVDEAYADAVARLDAMEADLTRAVPQPPAVLPPSELPEYTALWGGPDFQVAVEDIKERIRAGEAFQVVPSQRFETPCTASALDVYRVLRATNPSPYMYLFRFDGFDVVGSSPEALVKVEDGRAMVHPIAGTRPRGTTPREDQALAEELFADPKERAEHLMLVDLGRNDLGRVCEPGSVEVVDFMSIERYSHVMHIVSTVTGQVAEGRTAFDVLTACFPAGTLSGAPKPRAMQIIDELEPSRRGLYGGCVGYLDFAGDSDTAIAIRTALLRDGTAYVQAGAGIVADSNPVAEDQECRNKAAAVLRAVHTANRLGS from the coding sequence ATGGACCTCGAGACCTTCCGCAAGCTCGCCGCCGACCGGCGCGTCATCCCGGTCACGCGCAAGCTCCTCGCCGACGGCGACACCCCGGTCGCGCTCTACCGCAAACTGGCCGCCGAGCGCCCCGGCACCTTCCTGCTGGAGTCCGCCGAGAACGGCCGCTCCTGGTCCCGCTACTCCTTCGTCGGCGTCCGCTCCACCGGGACACTGACCGAACGCGACGGGCAGGCCCACTGGCTCGGCACCCCGCCGGTCGGCGTCCCCGTAGAGGGAGACCCCCTCAAGGCCCTGCGTGCCACCCTCCAGGCCCTGCACACCCCGCACCAGGAGGACCTGCCGCCCTTCACCGGCGGCATGGTCGGCTACCTCGGCTACGACATCGTCCGCCGCCTGGAGAAGATCGGCCCCGGCGAGCGCGACGACCTGCGGCTCCCCGAGCTGACCATGCTCCTGACCAGCGACCTCGCCGTCATGGACCACTGGGAGGGCTCGGTCCTGCTGATCGCCAACGCGATCAACCACAACGACCTCGACACGGGCGTGGACGAGGCCTACGCCGACGCCGTGGCCCGCCTCGACGCCATGGAGGCCGACCTCACGCGAGCGGTGCCCCAGCCGCCCGCCGTCCTCCCGCCCTCGGAACTCCCCGAGTACACCGCGCTGTGGGGCGGCCCGGACTTCCAGGTGGCCGTCGAGGACATCAAGGAGCGCATCCGCGCGGGCGAGGCCTTCCAGGTCGTGCCCTCCCAGCGCTTCGAGACCCCGTGCACGGCGAGCGCCCTGGACGTCTACCGCGTCCTGCGCGCCACCAACCCCTCGCCGTACATGTACCTCTTCCGCTTCGACGGGTTCGACGTCGTCGGCTCGTCCCCCGAGGCCCTGGTGAAGGTCGAGGACGGCCGCGCGATGGTCCACCCCATCGCCGGCACCCGGCCCCGCGGCACCACCCCGCGGGAGGACCAGGCCCTCGCCGAGGAACTGTTCGCCGACCCCAAGGAGCGCGCCGAGCACCTCATGCTCGTCGACCTCGGCCGCAACGACCTCGGCCGGGTCTGCGAGCCCGGCTCGGTCGAGGTGGTCGACTTCATGTCCATCGAGCGGTATTCGCACGTCATGCACATCGTCTCGACCGTCACCGGCCAGGTGGCCGAGGGCCGTACCGCCTTCGACGTGCTCACCGCCTGCTTCCCGGCGGGCACCCTCTCCGGCGCCCCCAAGCCCCGCGCGATGCAGATCATCGACGAACTGGAGCCGTCCCGCCGCGGCCTGTACGGCGGTTGCGTCGGCTATCTGGACTTCGCCGGCGACTCCGACACCGCGATCGCCATCCGTACGGCCCTGCTGCGCGACGGCACGGCCTACGTCCAGGCCGGAGCCGGCATCGTCGCCGACTCGAACCCGGTCGCGGAGGACCAGGAGTGCCGCAACAAGGCGGCGGCGGTGCTCCGGGCGGTGCACACGGCCAACAGACTGGGCAGCTGA
- a CDS encoding DUF2752 domain-containing protein → MPAPLRRRLAVPGGLFAAVAGAFAYVGAVDPNQPGHYPVCPLYRITGLYCPGCGGLRSAHAFVHGDLLTALHDNALAVAGYLGFAVLWTVWAVRAARGRPLRMELGPVHLWGIGVLLLLFTTVRNLPSGGWLHP, encoded by the coding sequence GTGCCCGCCCCCCTGCGGCGCCGGCTCGCCGTCCCGGGCGGGCTGTTCGCAGCCGTCGCCGGGGCCTTCGCGTATGTCGGTGCCGTCGACCCGAACCAGCCCGGCCACTACCCCGTCTGCCCGCTGTACCGGATCACCGGCCTGTACTGCCCCGGCTGCGGCGGACTGCGCAGTGCCCACGCCTTCGTCCACGGCGATCTGCTCACCGCACTGCACGACAACGCGCTGGCCGTGGCCGGCTACCTGGGCTTCGCGGTGCTGTGGACCGTCTGGGCGGTCCGCGCGGCGCGCGGCCGGCCGCTGCGGATGGAGCTTGGGCCGGTGCATCTGTGGGGGATCGGGGTCCTGCTGTTGCTGTTCACGACTGTCCGGAACCTGCCGTCGGGAGGCTGGTTGCATCCTTGA
- a CDS encoding VOC family protein: MIKVAMTGVYVDDVVRAHAFYTEVLGFETRLHMDLGDDTLFVTVGAPDGGQPDLQLLLEPGQGPIAEPYRRALYEAGIPCIVFSVDDLAAEHERLTGRGVRFTHEPQEQGPVLAAVFDDTCGNLVQLVQPKA; the protein is encoded by the coding sequence ATGATCAAGGTGGCCATGACCGGGGTGTACGTGGACGACGTGGTGCGGGCCCATGCCTTCTACACGGAGGTCCTGGGCTTCGAGACCCGCCTGCACATGGACCTGGGCGACGACACGCTGTTCGTCACGGTCGGGGCGCCCGACGGGGGCCAGCCGGACCTCCAGCTGTTGCTGGAGCCGGGTCAGGGTCCCATCGCCGAGCCGTACCGCCGGGCCCTTTACGAGGCGGGCATCCCGTGCATCGTCTTCTCCGTGGACGACCTCGCGGCGGAGCACGAGCGGCTGACCGGCCGGGGTGTCCGGTTCACGCACGAGCCGCAGGAGCAGGGGCCGGTGCTGGCGGCGGTGTTCGACGACACCTGCGGCAATCTGGTGCAGCTGGTTCAGCCGAAGGCGTGA
- the hisF gene encoding imidazole glycerol phosphate synthase subunit HisF: MTLAVRVIPCLDVDNGRVVKGVNFQNLRDAGDPVEMAKVYDAEGADELTFLDITASSGNRETTYDVVRRTAEQVFIPLTVGGGVRTAEDVDRLLRAGADKVGVNTAAIARPDLIREIAERFGRQVLVLSVDARRSASGSFEVTTHGGRKGTGIDAVEWAHRAAELGAGEILLNSMDADGTKDGYDLEMIAAVRKHVTVPVIASGGAGKLADFPPAIAAGADAVLAASVFHFGDLRIGEVKQTLREAGHPVR; this comes from the coding sequence ATGACCCTGGCGGTCCGAGTCATCCCCTGCCTGGACGTGGACAACGGCCGGGTCGTCAAGGGCGTCAACTTCCAGAACCTGCGCGACGCGGGCGACCCCGTCGAGATGGCCAAGGTGTACGACGCCGAGGGCGCCGACGAGCTGACGTTCCTGGACATCACCGCCTCCTCGGGCAACCGGGAGACGACGTACGACGTGGTGCGCCGCACCGCGGAGCAGGTGTTCATCCCGCTGACGGTCGGCGGCGGCGTCCGTACGGCCGAGGACGTGGACAGGCTGCTGCGGGCGGGCGCGGACAAGGTGGGCGTGAACACGGCGGCGATCGCGCGCCCGGACCTGATCCGCGAGATCGCCGAGCGCTTCGGCCGCCAGGTGCTGGTCCTGTCGGTGGACGCCCGCCGCAGCGCGTCGGGCTCGTTCGAGGTCACGACCCACGGCGGCCGCAAGGGCACCGGTATCGACGCCGTCGAGTGGGCGCACCGGGCGGCCGAGCTGGGCGCCGGCGAGATCCTGCTGAACTCCATGGACGCCGACGGCACGAAGGACGGCTACGACCTGGAGATGATCGCCGCCGTCCGCAAGCACGTCACCGTCCCGGTCATCGCCTCGGGCGGCGCCGGCAAGCTGGCCGACTTCCCCCCGGCCATCGCCGCCGGCGCGGACGCGGTCCTGGCCGCCTCCGTCTTCCACTTCGGCGACCTGCGCATCGGTGAGGTGAAGCAGACCCTGCGGGAGGCGGGCCACCCCGTCCGCTAG
- the priA gene encoding bifunctional 1-(5-phosphoribosyl)-5-((5-phosphoribosylamino)methylideneamino)imidazole-4-carboxamide isomerase/phosphoribosylanthranilate isomerase PriA, translated as MAKLELLPAVDVRDGQAVRLVHGESGTETSYGSPLEAALAWQRSGAEWLHLVDLDAAFGTGDNRELIAEVAQAMDIKVELSGGIRDDASLAAALATGCTRVNLGTAALETPEWVARVIAEHGDKIAVGLDVRGTTLRGRGWTRDGGDLYETLERLNKEGCARYVVTDIAKDGTLQGPNLELLRTVCAATDRPVVASGGVSSLDDLRAIAELVPLGVEGSIVGKALYAKAFTLEEALEAVSS; from the coding sequence ATGGCCAAGCTCGAACTCCTTCCCGCCGTCGACGTCCGCGACGGCCAGGCCGTCCGCCTCGTGCACGGCGAGTCCGGGACCGAGACCTCCTACGGCTCCCCGCTGGAGGCCGCGCTCGCCTGGCAGCGGTCCGGCGCCGAGTGGCTGCACCTGGTCGACCTGGACGCCGCGTTCGGCACCGGCGACAACCGCGAGCTGATCGCCGAGGTCGCGCAGGCGATGGACATCAAGGTGGAACTGTCCGGCGGCATCCGCGACGACGCCTCGCTGGCGGCCGCCCTGGCCACCGGATGCACCCGCGTCAACCTCGGCACCGCCGCCCTGGAGACCCCCGAGTGGGTCGCCAGGGTCATCGCCGAGCACGGCGACAAGATCGCGGTCGGCCTGGACGTGCGCGGCACCACCCTGCGCGGCCGCGGCTGGACCCGCGACGGCGGCGACCTCTACGAGACGCTGGAGCGCCTCAACAAGGAGGGCTGCGCCCGCTACGTCGTCACCGACATCGCCAAGGACGGCACGCTCCAGGGCCCGAACCTGGAACTGCTGCGCACCGTGTGCGCCGCCACCGACCGCCCGGTCGTGGCCTCCGGCGGCGTGTCGTCCCTGGACGACCTCCGCGCCATCGCCGAGCTGGTACCCCTCGGTGTCGAGGGCTCCATCGTCGGGAAGGCCCTGTACGCGAAGGCGTTCACCCTGGAAGAGGCCTTGGAGGCTGTGTCGTCATGA
- a CDS encoding TIGR03085 family metal-binding protein gives MSTFAQRERLLLADLLETVGPDAETLCEGWRTRDLAAHVIVRERRPDAAGGTLIKQLVPRLEKVMAEYTAKPYEELIQLIRTGPPRFSPFQLKQVDEAANVVEFYVHTEDVRRAQPDWSPRELDPVFQDALWTRLERTARLVARGVPTGLVLRRPDGQTAVAHRGAPVVTVTGEPSELLMFAFGRQDAAKVDVDGEADAITKLHESRQLGI, from the coding sequence ATGTCGACCTTCGCCCAGCGTGAACGGCTGCTGCTCGCCGACCTCTTGGAAACCGTCGGTCCGGATGCCGAGACCCTCTGCGAGGGCTGGCGGACCCGGGACCTGGCCGCGCATGTGATCGTGCGCGAGCGCCGGCCGGACGCGGCCGGGGGCACGCTGATCAAGCAGCTCGTGCCGCGCCTGGAGAAGGTGATGGCCGAGTACACCGCGAAGCCGTACGAGGAGCTGATCCAGCTGATCCGTACCGGCCCGCCGCGCTTCTCGCCGTTCCAGCTCAAGCAGGTCGACGAGGCGGCCAACGTGGTCGAGTTCTACGTCCACACCGAGGACGTCCGCCGGGCCCAGCCGGACTGGAGCCCGCGCGAGCTGGACCCGGTCTTCCAGGACGCCCTGTGGACCCGGCTGGAGCGCACGGCGCGGCTGGTGGCCAGGGGTGTGCCGACGGGTCTGGTGCTGCGCCGCCCGGACGGGCAGACGGCGGTGGCGCACCGCGGTGCCCCGGTGGTGACGGTGACCGGCGAGCCGTCGGAGCTGCTGATGTTCGCGTTCGGCCGGCAGGACGCGGCCAAGGTGGACGTGGACGGCGAGGCGGACGCGATCACCAAGCTGCACGAGTCCCGGCAGCTGGGCATCTGA
- a CDS encoding RidA family protein, whose protein sequence is MTSEAVRRVQSGSPWEESFGFARAVAAGDRVSVGGTTSFKGTVLYGEGDPYEQTKVAFGNALEALKEFGLGIESVIRTRMYLSHVRDVDEAGRAHKELFDSVRPCATLLVVEGFVDPRILVEVELEAFRGA, encoded by the coding sequence ATGACGTCCGAAGCCGTGCGGCGCGTGCAGAGCGGGAGCCCCTGGGAGGAGAGTTTCGGTTTCGCACGGGCTGTCGCGGCGGGGGACCGGGTGTCCGTGGGCGGCACCACGTCCTTCAAGGGCACGGTGCTGTACGGCGAGGGCGACCCGTACGAGCAGACCAAGGTCGCCTTTGGCAACGCCCTGGAGGCGCTGAAGGAGTTCGGGCTCGGCATCGAGTCCGTGATCCGCACCCGCATGTATCTGAGCCACGTGCGCGACGTCGACGAGGCGGGACGGGCCCACAAGGAGCTGTTCGACTCCGTGCGCCCGTGTGCGACCCTGCTGGTGGTCGAGGGCTTCGTCGATCCGCGCATCCTGGTCGAAGTAGAGCTTGAAGCATTCAGAGGAGCCTGA
- a CDS encoding MFS transporter: MTATLTTPPATTPAHRDTNVRRWLAAYTSSMLGDNVYYIALSWAAVRSGTPAEVGLVMSTSALPRAVLMLGGGVVADRFGPRRVVIGSDAVRCAAVLAVAALLFLARPGLWLLALLALVFGAVDAVFVPAVGALPARLTGTDQLGRVQGMRSLAIRFAAVAGAPLGGLGVTMGGAPAAFALAGLLIAVSVPLLVSVRVRHLPADRADAPKGTAWGDLKAGLRHIRGHRVLAPLMLCIALGDLGFVGPLNVGLTLLSDRRGWGAAGMGWVLAGFGAGAGAASLLLAVRGRLPRAGLVAGCTIIVGSVAVGALAYVPTLPAAVGTAVLVGLLTGLSGVMCGALLQTLTGPAYLGRVTAVSSLISLGLTPLSMPFAAAAVGAWGLAPVYVVSATVCGLGGVVALVVPALRRAELPA, translated from the coding sequence GTGACCGCCACGCTGACCACGCCGCCGGCCACCACGCCCGCCCACCGCGACACGAACGTCCGGCGCTGGCTCGCCGCCTACACGTCCTCGATGCTCGGTGACAACGTCTACTACATCGCCCTGTCCTGGGCCGCCGTCCGCTCCGGGACCCCGGCGGAGGTCGGGCTCGTGATGTCGACGAGCGCGCTGCCCCGGGCCGTACTGATGCTGGGCGGAGGAGTCGTCGCCGACCGGTTCGGGCCGCGTCGGGTCGTCATCGGCAGCGACGCCGTACGCTGCGCGGCCGTCCTCGCCGTGGCCGCCCTGCTCTTCCTCGCCCGCCCCGGACTGTGGCTGCTCGCTCTGCTGGCGCTGGTCTTCGGCGCCGTCGACGCCGTCTTCGTGCCCGCCGTGGGCGCCCTGCCGGCCCGGCTCACCGGGACGGACCAGCTCGGCCGGGTCCAGGGCATGCGGAGCCTCGCGATCCGCTTCGCTGCCGTGGCGGGTGCTCCCCTCGGCGGGCTCGGCGTGACCATGGGCGGCGCCCCGGCCGCGTTCGCCCTGGCCGGGCTGCTCATCGCCGTGTCCGTGCCGCTGCTGGTCTCCGTGCGGGTACGGCACCTGCCCGCAGACCGTGCGGACGCGCCGAAGGGCACGGCTTGGGGCGACCTGAAGGCAGGGCTGCGCCACATCCGCGGCCACCGCGTCCTCGCCCCGCTGATGCTGTGCATAGCCCTCGGGGACCTGGGATTCGTCGGTCCGCTGAACGTCGGCCTGACCCTGCTGTCCGACCGGCGCGGCTGGGGCGCGGCCGGCATGGGCTGGGTGCTCGCCGGGTTCGGCGCGGGCGCGGGCGCCGCCTCCCTGCTGCTGGCCGTGCGGGGGCGGTTGCCCCGCGCCGGGCTCGTCGCCGGATGCACGATCATCGTCGGCTCGGTGGCCGTCGGCGCCCTCGCCTACGTTCCCACCCTCCCGGCGGCCGTCGGCACGGCCGTGCTCGTGGGCCTGCTCACCGGGCTGAGCGGGGTCATGTGCGGCGCGCTGCTCCAGACCCTGACCGGCCCCGCCTACCTCGGCCGGGTCACCGCCGTCTCCAGCCTGATCAGCCTCGGTCTCACCCCGCTGAGCATGCCGTTCGCGGCCGCCGCCGTCGGGGCCTGGGGGCTCGCGCCGGTCTACGTCGTCAGCGCCACCGTCTGCGGCCTCGGCGGGGTCGTCGCCCTCGTCGTACCGGCGCTGCGCCGCGCGGAACTGCCCGCCTGA
- a CDS encoding ArsR/SmtB family transcription factor: MTDRERDRRIKDLGTLKALAHPLRAQLYRALSIARTATASQLAEQVDETVSLVSYHLRKLAEHGLIEEAGPQSGDGRERWWRPASDGVSIRDEDFRDAPEKAAAHTAASRLFFEQRADLYRRFLDERPLWGEEWNDAAESSEAVLRLTAGELAELNKELLALVRRYDERGRAAETAGDTEGRENVAVHMYGFPFRT; encoded by the coding sequence ATGACAGACAGGGAGAGGGACCGCCGGATCAAGGACCTGGGCACGCTGAAGGCGCTCGCGCATCCGCTGCGGGCACAGCTGTACCGAGCCCTGTCCATTGCCCGTACCGCGACGGCGTCACAGCTCGCCGAGCAGGTCGACGAGACCGTCTCGCTGGTCAGCTACCACCTGCGCAAACTGGCCGAGCACGGGCTGATCGAGGAGGCCGGGCCGCAGAGCGGGGACGGCCGGGAGCGCTGGTGGCGGCCGGCCTCCGACGGCGTGAGCATCCGCGACGAGGACTTCCGGGACGCTCCCGAGAAGGCGGCCGCGCACACCGCCGCCAGCAGGCTGTTCTTCGAGCAGCGCGCCGACCTGTACCGGCGCTTCCTCGACGAGCGGCCGCTCTGGGGCGAGGAGTGGAACGACGCCGCGGAGTCCTCCGAGGCGGTGCTGCGGCTGACGGCGGGTGAACTGGCCGAGCTGAACAAGGAGTTGCTCGCCCTCGTCCGCAGGTACGACGAGCGGGGCCGCGCCGCCGAGACCGCCGGCGACACCGAGGGCCGCGAGAACGTCGCGGTGCACATGTACGGCTTCCCGTTCCGGACCTGA